The following DNA comes from Caretta caretta isolate rCarCar2 chromosome 10, rCarCar1.hap1, whole genome shotgun sequence.
AGAGTAGTTATTGGCTTTCCAGGGAGGGCGTTCCATGTGCAGAGGAAGACAGGATGAAAAGAGCGATGGGAATGACGGACAAGTGAGTGATCAAGGCTAAAGTCATTGGCAGAGTAAGGGAGGATATGGCAAGAGACAAGGGTAGAGaagtaaggatttttttttaaattatagcaaCTTGGAGCACCTAGGGTCAACTCCTGAGTCATCTAGCCCTGCTGGCTTTGACTCAGATTTCACACAGGTAAATCTCCAGTTTGGTTGATTAAGTGTCGGGATTTGCCCCTCGCTCATTAGGTTTGATTCTATCCCTTTTCATATGCAGCACAAATCATTACTGTCCTGATTCTCAAGAGTGCTGAGAATtgacaactcccattggcttcagtagggattatgggtgctcagcatctctgaaactCCAGCTGTCAATTCCCTTTCTCTATTTCTGAGAGAGATCCAGATCACAGCATGGATTTCTGGAAAGCACAGAACTTGCTttggcgggggtgggagggaaggaattTCTGGTCATTCTCCTGATGTGTACTAAAACTCCGTCCCTCCAAAACCCTATATGAAATATCCCAGCTAgtggctgggaggaggaggggcctgTAGCCTTACCTTTATAGGAGTGTGTCTTCTCATTAGATTCAGAGCTGCCATCTGAACTCTGTGAGTGAACCATCAGCTGCAGGAAATCCACCCGGACCTGGGGATGGAAGGACAGAGTCAGGGCAGAGCTACAGCACAAAGGAAGGTGTGCTTGCAGTGCAGGTAGGCATgcctgtgctagctttaatctagctagcacaggtaacaatagTAGTAAAGACACGGTGGCAGGGACTTCAGTGCAGGCTAGCAacctgagtacatacccagggttcCCTGCATGCTTGTACTGGGGCTGCTAGCCTacactgaagcccatgctgccacatctTCACTACTGTTACCCATGCTAACTAAATTAAAGCTAGTGTGGGCTATGCTCACCTGCGCTAATCACACCTTCCTGTGCTGTGTAGGTGCACCCTCAGAGGAGCAGTGGGTGGAATGAAAGGCTAGTCCAGCACAGGCTTTCCCTCTGATGCTTCAGCCCCAGTTCCTCCATCAGTCCAGCAGTATAAGGAGGATGCGAAGGAAGACCTCAAAGTATGGTAGATAGGAGGCTCCGTAAGGTGCAGGTTGGAGACCAATTTTGAGCAAGGGGATTATTTTCTTCTCCTGAAAGCCTGAGCACGACACCTATCCAGTCTCACCCAAATTTGGCAAACTGAGAGCTAGTATGGAGTGTCGCCTCTGGGGATGGGCTCAGAAACCTTCCCCATACAGGGTATGAACTACTCAATTTCCAGCGTGAGGAGACATACCCGCGCTAGTTCCGATCGcattagtgtgctaaaaatagaaccatagctgcagcagcatgagcaGCGGGAGAGGCTAGCCACCTGAGAACGTACCGAGCATCTCAGATGGAATTCTACTTGGGGCACTTCGCCCTTCCTGCTGTTTGAGCTATTGCCGCCACACTTCTAATTTTAGCACACAAGCTCCATCAGAGCTGGCACGGGTCTGTTTCGtggagctggaaattacatctccagctTAGTCATACTCTCAGAGCAAGCGCATGCATGCTAAGGAAGACGAGGTGGGCCAGACTGACCGAGTGGTCGTTCTTCTGCCTCTCCTTCTTGATGCTCTGGATAATGTTGAGGAAAAAGTCCAGGAAGCCCGAGGGAAACAGACTCACATTCATCTTATCCAGCACTGGTGTCAGGAAGGGGAACATCACTGAacaagagagaaaggaaacagtTCCCCTCGTGGTTAACAGGCTGCAGCTCAGCAAAGAGGGCTGCAGTGGGATGTGTGCTCCAAGGCACAGCGGGAGAGTGGGCAGAGTCCGGGTAACTCGCCAAGGACAACTAGCCTGCCAAATGACCTTTTTCCGGTGCTTCTGGCTCTAATGACAACTGGTGACTCCCAGTTTATTTCACCTAGTTCAGACCCCTGGTCAAGAGGGATTACAGGAGTCCACCGCTGTGGCGTGGGTGGGAATTTCACTTGAGAATCTCCTGACTTTTACCCCTCTACTTAGCCAACTGTGGTGCCACATTCAGTGTAGTTGTCCTGCCAAGAGAATAAAAGTTCTCCCTCTTACCTCTGTATCCAGTTATTTTGCCTGGGTGCTGCAGACTGAGCTGGCCAAAGGAATGGGGGAGAATCTCTCTGTATAAGTATCTTTACAAATCTGTCAGGGAGGGCCTGATCTTACAAGGGGCTGAGCACCTCCTGAAAAGTGAAGGGGACCCTGAAATCCCAAAGGAGATGATGGGAGATAGGGTACACAGGCCCTAAGGCACTAATCTAGGAGTCTGAGTCTTTAGGTGTGTAGGATCCTCATACCTACTAACAGGAGCAGTGGGTTAAAGAAATTGAATGAGAGATACTTCTTGATGTAGGCGACAAGGGGGTCGTTGGGGTTGTTCATGGAGTCGATGTTCACACTAAATGAAGTGCTGGCCACCACGTCCAAACTGTAGGTGCCGAAGATGCTGAGGAGAGAGGTGGAAAAAATGAATGCGAGGAACTCAGCAGGACAAGGGGATCCTCCCTGGGAGAATCCTCAGCACAGAGAACTTCCCCTTCTGAAGGACTCAATACCCCCCAAACCCTGGCACCTTGGTCCTGTCAAAATCAAGTCTTTGCCCCACTTTGGGTACGAACAGGACACATTTCCCCAGTTTTTGCCAGTTCCCTTTATGACTAAATTGCCCTCAATCTCTCTCTTTATGAGCCCAGCATACTGGACAGTAGGTGTATGGAGCTGAACTGCAGTGCACGATAGCAAAGAACAAGCTCTAAATTCCATCAGCATTTCAGAGCAAgcttgtgacgttattgacataatctgggatcatatagatcattgttgcaaccaaggtcctgtagcgGCACTAAGCCTTATATAAAGGGTggcaaatgaggtgtctaagacaaggttatggtttgctgacaatgattatgctgtctatatgtgtgtatcatttttgtagttgaagttaagaatattggctctatactgtctgtatttgaaacttatgctatgcttctgggtgacactccAGAGAagtggtgtcagctctgcctagcctgcttgatggcccattaaggaccatcagctgtacaactgacccattgagagaaggcagagatgccttgtgactcagcaaggtgtgcagggacatgcctatggacagaactctgaggtttttccatgccatgtgatggacagcttgtctttggaacaaagaaagaaagaccacatggcaagagaatctAAAAAGCTTCTGCAGCTCCCCCATCTTgttttcagtcctgcttcttacctctggaggaactttgctactctgaagctttgaaccaaggactgaaagacccatcccagctgtggatgtactccagagacttgatttgaacctgcagtttattctatcattgctgcaagcctgaaccaagaactttgccattactataTATAATTGATTCcgtttaaccaattctagctctcatctctatcttttccttttatgaataaacctttcgaTTTTAGATtcgaaaggattggcaacagcgtgatttgtgggtaagatctgatttgtatattgacctgggtctggggcttggtccttttcCTTTTACTGGGGTAAAAGGCCTTGGtcctttttccttttactggggtattggttttcctAACCATTTGttcccataacgagtggcactggtggtgatactgggaaactggggtgtctaagggaattgcttgtgtgacttgtggttagccagtggggtgagaccaaagtcttctctgtttggctggtttgatttgccttggtgtgcacagaaaccccagccttgggctgtaactgccctgctttaagcaatttgtcctgaactggcactctcagttgggtcccgccagaaccagtaTCGTTACACACCTCTCATCTGTAAAAGTGACTGTTAAAATAACCTTAAAATGCTTTTTCCCCGTCTGCAGTTTGTCACACTTCTAGGATAGGCCTGATTTCTCCCATCCCCAACGAGACTCTGCACCCCCCCGTTCACCCCCCAACAGCTAGTAGAGTGACAAAACCACAGAAGTGTACTGAGTAGTACCGGTCTGGTCTGATcggggcagagaggggcagcgtgcAACCGAGAAACGTGCCATGAGCAGGACTGTTATGGAGATTGTCTTCATGTCACATCTcaggagaggtgggggagaaaagtgGAAACGTGGAAATATTTTGTGGGGGCCTGGTTCCTATTGTGGAAGCATCAGGATATCCAtgtgcattttaaataaaagtaaactCATCTTTACAGTGTGATGGACATTTTGAGTGGAAGATGCTGTGTGAAGGCTATCATGGCCCCTCCAACTCAGCTATACTTCACAGAGCTGAAATGCAGCATGCTTAGGGTAAGCTAGAGCCAAAccaaactctggggctggggctccctTATGAACTCCCAAGACTTGCTCTCCACACCTGTTGTGAACACAGGCTCTTTCCTGCCAGCGCAACAAAGCTACTCACCTCTTCATTTCCAGGGACTCATCGTTATCCACTTTCTCCTGGATATTTTTCACTAAAATCTCTCCATAGCGATTCATGATAGGAAACATCTGAAATGCAAACCAAAGCACAAGGCATTGCAGACGCCTTCTGGTTCCTGAGGCAGGGTCACCGCTAGGTAGCTCAGCCTTGCTATTTGctggctatcccctaataatgaTCAATACTCTGGTTTGAGAGGGGCATCATTAGAGCCAGGGCTCAGACATGGTTGGGAAAAAACAGGGTTGCTCTTATCTCTGTAGTTGGTCCACCGAATCATCTGGGTGTGAACTAAAAAGGGTCCCGTCCCCCCGACAACACACCCAACTTCCCCTCCAGAAAGCAGCACCTGGTGCAAAGGCCAACAGGGTGCTGTCCATCAGTGACACAAGTAGACTCTGTAGCTGTCTGCCCTGAAGGGAGAGCATAGCTGAAAAGGATTGAGAAATCCATGTAGTGCGCCTCCAGGCTACAGTGTGGAAAGGGAGACGGATGTTCCTTGGCACCAGCGGTCAAGCACCCACCCTTAGTGCTGGGCAAATATTGTTTTCTTCTGGTTTGGGGGCAATTCCCAAAAATCGGGGGGAAAAActgttttgggtcaaactgaaaacgagattttttttttttaatttttggcaaaCCGAACAGTTGAAAAACATATTTCATTtcgggttgaacaaaatgtttcattttgacaaaatcgAAGTGTTTCATTTAGATCTTCACCATTTGTAAACTTTATCTGTAGGGTCTCTgattctttaattgtttctgtctgttgaaTAACTAATTTCacaagatttaaatcaactaaggtggtggggtgtgattggttaaagaattgtttcgTAATGGGCTGTGATTGGTGAAAAATACTGTTTGGTAGTactttagtttaaaatgattggttacagtacagctaagcaggactcaagtttcactatatcaactggggtccaaaaggaagttcttagGAACCTAACTACAGGACATGGCCCAAAATCAGAGCTACCAGACCTCAACACCCAGCCAATTATATCACGCAGAAGCTGGAGCCCCAGATGACCTGACCCTGACTGGCCAGCAGGAAAAAttcatctgccttattgggagtggtgaacATCGTATGCTTAGTATGTGTATTGTGTTTTggtaactgttaataaatagaggttaaggatattactgtgttaggatctttcactggtaaaaggcccCACAAACCCGCAGAAGATTACGCCCTGAGCCCTCGGAACTGGGTAAGGGTGGGGTGACTAAATTAACCGGCGTTATGCCTTGAGCCTACGGAAAGATAAAGGAGGGGTGGTATTCTATAGTGTGCGAGTGACAAGCCATGGCGGTGAGAGTGACCGAGTATGTACCTATTATCTCAGATGGATACACACTTGGGGTGGCTAACCTGTCTTGCCACCCATGCTTCCATGGccacactctatttttagcatgctagctggatCACAGCTGGCAGGAATACATCTCCTCGAGCTGGGAATCGCCCCCCCAGCGCTCTGACTGAAGATCTACCCATTGTGCTGCCTTCTTCTTCGTGAAGAGGGATCAGCAAGAAGAAATCTCAGGTCAATGGTGGGATCCCTGGCAACAGATTGCCATACCCTAGTATGTCAAATCTTGGAAAGAGAATGTAGCCATTTCATTCCCCAGAGGTCAGTTCCTTCCTGAGAAAGCTATGATGAGGGGCAGAATGGGGAAAAACCCACCACCCTCACCCTGACTGAAAAAACATCATGTTGCTGAAATGCCCATAAGGATGGTTGCTTTTGGCGGAGGCCCTTTTGGAAAATGAGTCTGGCAAGGGGATGGGTGGCACAGCAGGATGATTTTCCAGGTGGCTCTGTATTGAGGCACCAAACCCAAATAGCCTTCAAGCCACTGGCTCAAGCTGGAACTATTAATGTAATCTGGACTTCACCTCCTTTAGCTTCCCGCTGGTGAACGTTGGAGAGAGCACAGTGCGGATCCTTTTCCACTGCTCATCAGTAGCTACCGTAAGGGCAGACTCCAAATCTCCACTTGGACCAAAGACCTAAATGGGGAGAATAAAGTAAAAGGTACCTGTTTATACAGTGCATAGGATTTCAACCAGCACCTTCACATGATCGTCCTGAACATGGAACTCTGACCGTGCCCACAACGCCTTAGGAATGGGACCCCTGCTGCCTGCACCAGGAAACtctaggatcaggcccattgtcaTACTACTGCAATATGGAAGCAAAGGCTTTTCCCTGCCTGGTGGGTGAAACAATGAATTATGTGCAATGCTACAGTATATTTGAACTGAAGCACTCCAAATATCAATCAACCAGGCCTTACAACCCCCTGTGAGGTTGGTATCAttacatatattttataaatggggaaactgaggcacagagatggaaagtgacttgcccacggtcccacagtgagtcagtggcagagccgagAATAGAACGCAGGTGTCCTGTCTCCCAAGGCCTGTCCTGTGAGCAGCCCATGTTACTGAAAGTTTGCATTGCTCTAGGAGAAACCCTgccttcccaccccacacacaggtCTGCATAGGAAAGGCTTATCCTGGATACCTACCCGGCGATTGGTAAAGAGGGTATAGCACTCTTTCACCAGGATGGTTTTGATGATTACAGGGTCCAGAATAGCCAGGACTGGCTGCCTGCCATCAAAAAATCTAGGCCAAAGAGAAACTCTGAATCAGTCCTTTGCGTGTATCAGATAGAGCAGGAGTGTCTTGGTTTAGTTATGAATAAATAATCATCCATACTAATTTACAATGCCCAATACCAATGGGCCTCAATTCTCGTCCCCTGCAAACTCCCCTAAAACCCATCAAAAGGGATAAGATTCTGAAATTGTTTTATTACTCAGTAAAAAGGAGAAATGGGGGTGGAGGAATAGTTCCAAGCATTGATATCTAGCATTTCTAGCAAATATCTGCACTACTGAGAATAGCATTGCCAAAGCGGGGTGTGTTTGGGAAGGGGGATGCTGATTATCTCTGTATTGATTATGCTGTCTGATCTCTCTTTGTTTCCCTCATTGCTGCTACCTGGTGTTAATAAATCCACCCAGATTAGCCCAAATGGAAGAAAAATGAATTTCTCTGCACAGCGTCTCAGacaaacagaggggaaaaaacccaaacatctgcagtgtctgtttttaaatcaaagtatgtagaaaaacattaaaaTCCAAGGCTTGGGCCCAGGGGTGGGAGAGCcgggggtgcatgtgtgtgtctcagATTTCACAAGcacttttatcttttaaaaatgttttgagctCATGAAACTTTTCAGAGTTTTGTGCAACAATTTCCCTCCGAGAGGATCCTAAGGGAAATGTGATGAGAAAGCCTCCTATACTTCTGTCCACACAAAACCTGAATTGTGAAAGAGGCATCAGGACTAAAAGGTAGCTCGTGCCCTGATTGTAGGAGGAGCTGATATGCAAGATaaaaacctgcagcagcagcctggggctctgctctgtGAGGGCCAGACAGAATGGCAACTTCAAAGGCTCCAGGCTCATTTTGGGATCTAGAAGCCATGATTTCTTGAGGGGGTTGTAAAGCTGGGGAAAGGCGGTCTCCCTTCCTTGGCTGGAAAGGCTTACTCGGAGCACAGGGGTACAGTCTGTACTGCACTGACGGGAGGTGCCATTATCTCCGGTTTAGGTGGAAGGGGAAGCACTCCACAGACAGAAACGGCATCTCTGAAAGTGCTGCTGCTGAGGAACAAGGGAGAGCACAGAGAGAGGCAGTTTGTGCCTCCCCGGGACACCCATGAATTAGAGATTTTGTGCAGTGGAAAACTCACCCCCAAATTTTACCATATTTCTGGAAACACTTCTTGTCGAAATCCAGAATTccctgccagagagagagacagaggttaGATGTCTGCAGGTAAACAGTGAGCAAAGGAGGGCCGCAGCTTGGGTTTCATTGGAATACATTTCTCCGCAGCAAACCAGAAATAAATGGCAGAGATGGGTCAGGTGGGCAGAAGGGAAAGGTGGGCTGCCCTGAGGAGCAGATACGTCTTCACTGCCAAAAACagggtgtgttcttaacttgagTTAGCTAACACACCTTTTATTCTGCAGGGAAGACAACCCGTAAGTGTGAATCCAACCTAAAGGCATCACCTACACTTAGGGTGACCATCTGTGTTGGATGGAAATAAGGGAAAACCACATGAAAAAATTGTCAATGCTTTATTTTTAGGGGCATTTTAGGGACAAGCCATTTCCTGTGGCATACCGTGTATCTTTCTCTGAAGAGAACATCTCTCCTGCCCTTAGGTGTAAAGTGTAATTATCAAAAGATTCAATgtaatgtttggtttcagagcagcagccgtgttagtctgtatccgcaaaaagaaaaggagtacttgtggcaccttagagactaaccaatttatttgagcataagctttcatgagctacagctcacttcatcagatgcatacagtggacaatacagtggggagattttatatacacagagaacatgaaacaatgggtgttaccatacacactgtaacaagagtgatcaggaaaggtgagctattaccagcaggagagcctggGCGGCGGGGGaacgggaccttttgtagtgataatcaaggtgggccatttccagcagttgacaagaacagtagcaggggaaataaacaagcagaaatagttttactttgtgtaatgacacagccactcccagtctttattcaagcctaagttaattgtatccagtttgcaaattaatttcagttcagcagtctctcattggagtctgtttttgaagttttttctgttgaagaattgccacttttaggtctgtaatcgggtgaccaaagagactgatgtgttctctgactggttttttaatgttataattcttgacgtctgatttgtgtccatttattcttttacgtagagtctgtccagtttagccaatgtacatggcagaggggcattgctggcacatgatggcatatatcacattggtagatgcgcaggtgaacgagcatctgatagtgtggctgatgtgattaggctctatgatggtgtcccctgaatagatctgtggacacagttggcaacagacacagtttgttgcaaggataggttcctaggttaatgttttttgttgtgtggtgtgtggttgctggtgagtatttgcttcagtttggggggctgtctgtaagcaaggactggcctgtctcccaagatctgtgagagtgatgggtcatccttcaggataggttgtagatgcttgatgatgcgttggagagggcCTAACTATCTATAATGCCGTCGCATAGATGCAGCTTATACCGACGGGAGGGCTTTTTCTCTTGGGGCAACACCACCACCTCCCAGAACAATGGTAGCTACAATGACTGAAGCATTCTTCCTTGGACAAAAATGCATCTACACGGGTGGTTAGGCTGGTGtaactatgtcagtcaggggtgtggatttttcacacccctgactggtgtaactatgttgacctaactattACTATAGACCAGGGTTTAGCAATGGTGAATTAGGAACCACAATACAGACTTGACATCAGTTCCCCTCTCCTAAAGTTCTGAAGCCAAGTTGCTCCCATGGTTGGGGTACAATTTTCTCTAAGGGAACATCTACACGGGAACACTCAGGAAAGATGAATTAACTAAAGGGGTGACTTTAAAGTGCATTATTTAAAACACATTAAACCCTTCTGTTGATGTTCttcattcagaagtaaagtggcctTTAAGGAACTTCAGATTCATGCCTTGAGTTAATTCAGCTTAACTTTCCTGAAGATCCCCATGAAGAAATGCCCTGAGTTTCCTATAGACACCAGGCATAGACCTCCTATTAAACCTTCCCACAGGAGCAAGgcagagacaccccccaccctACGACCACAGGTTAGTTAAGAGCCATTATCCTCTGAATGGGCAGATAGCATAAACTCCCACCACTCACATTCCGGTATTCGTGAAATGTTCCGATGAAAGGCAGAGGCCTTGGCCCAGGAATACCCAGCTTCTTAAAGAATCTGTATGGCCAGATCCCATAACTGCGGAGCAAACAGAGATCAAATACATGAACGACAGGTCATTTATACGTGAATGGCCTTCGTGCTGATGGTTTAAACAGCTGTCACTGTCACTTAGGTACTGCTGAAATAATGGAGAGAGAACGCATGTACGAAGGAGCAGGGCTTTGTCTAGTTGTCTTTTTCTCTGTCTAGTGAGAAGGGTATAAGCGTGTTAAAGTTGCATTTACCTTCTTGCGCCGTTCTCCATATGGCAAAATCCTCTCCACCCAACTAAAGCCCAGATGATCACACTCCATGCAGGTGGAGTGAGGGGAGAGGAAACCCACCCCCTAGTCCAGTGCTAGGGTGAGGGGCAGCTGCTGTTCCTGTCTATGGGCTGGAATGTGGCAGCATTCCACAGCCCTTCAGCGCTAGTCATGCAGAATACAGTAGCCACGGGATCAGCGTAAAGCAGCCCATGCATGGCTTTCTGACTGGTACTATAAGGGGCCAGCGCAGAGGCTCTTACCATGGCTATCAGCTGTTCAGAGATCAGCTTGCAGCCCCTAAGTGCTTACCCTATGCAAGAGTTGAACAGTGTGGAGGGCCTTGCACCAGCTCTCTGTGTCACAGATACTGTCCCCTGCAGTGCTCAGCAAGGAGTCAGCTTCCAGATGGTCCCAATAGTCTGCCTTAGCTTCCTTGCCATGTTACTCCATGTGGCCTCCTACATGAAAGTAGCGTGGGTGTTTAAAATGCAGGTCAGAATGCTCTGACAAAGCAGCATACAGTCACTGCCCAAAGCATAGCAGTTTCAGCAGGGCTCTGCAGTTTGGAGCTGTTAcccttataattttttttataaggGCACAAAGTGTGTTCCATTGCCAATGTGTAAAGGGTGCAGCATGGGAATCCCCAGCAGGTACAGAGGATTTGGAAACCTGCCCCGATGTGCCTGGTGCGGGGACATGACACCTTCTTGCTGGATAAGGGTTAGCTGGAAAGGTCCCAGATGTACCCTGCTGATGGGCACGAGACCCTGCAGAGTGGATGTGCCCTGTTCCCTGGGCTTTTGCTACCTTAGCTCAGTGAAGCAGCATGAAAGACCTGAATGGGGCATTGCTTCATTTGCAAGAAGCATTTAGATTTTATTTCAATACAGTATAACAGGTGGTTGTTGCTGTTTTGGAAACACCATCTTTTGCCACAAcaacagagccaggagagaagcCAGAGGAGCTCCAGGCCTCAGTCCTGGAGGGGAGGCCAGCACTTACAAACAGGGCTGTAAGGTTAGCCACGTAAACCTTCCCCTCTCCGTTCTGGGGGACCTACTttagtctacactgcaattaaaaatccacagctggccagtgccagctgactcgggctcgccaGGCTTGGGGTAAGGGGCTGTTGaactgcggtgtagacatttgggctcaggctgcagcccgagctctgggaccctctcacctcacaggatcctagagcctgagctccagtctGTGCTGAAACATCTATaccgcaattaaacagtcccttagcccgagccagctgtcacaggccagccgcgggtgtctaataacagtgtagacatagctttagccTGAGCACTTTGGCCTGTGTGTCTTGACCGAAGCCCCAGAGAGCCAGTATCCAACCTGGGATTGGTCCCTTGCCATTAGACCTCACTGCCTCTCATATTTTTGGGCTGCCCCCCTTTGCAATTAGAGGTCATGCTGCCTGCTGACCTATGGCTATCAGGGAGCTTGCAAGCCACTAGTGCATTAGGTACATttctaaggtctggtctacacctaCAACGTAGGTCGACCTAGCTTTGTcgcccaggggtgtgaaaaagtcacaccccctgagagacgtagttaaGCCAACTTAAGCCGAAGGTAGACTGAAGAAAAAATTCTTCAGCCACCACCTTTCAAACGGGTGGATTCACTGATGGATGGAAAAGCCCCTTCTGTTGCTGTTGCAAGTATCTGCGCTGCTTGCATTGTAGCGCAGACCTACCTTAAGGGTCCCTGTGGAACGAGTGAGAGACGTTCTCTTTTTCTAAACCGAAAGCCAGGTTCTGTCTTTGTATTTATAGCGAACCCGAACTGGGGAGCTGAAGGGGGGAGGTGCTGTGCCCACAGGATTGTGGAACCGAAAGGACCAGCTCTGCTTCACAGTAAACAAGATGCAAACCAGAGTGTCTTCTGCTGAGTTTCTTTGGCAAAAGGCGTTCCCCCCTCCTCTGTGTATTATCCTCTCCCCCTATTTCTCTTTTCTCTACCCATAAGGAGTTCCCTGAAGTCCAGTGAAGGCCATGCACTTTCCTGTTAGGAAGGCCAGTCCCTCTTCTCTAGCTGAATGTCCATCAATTCCCTGGTCTGCTCCTCCCCTAAATTCTCCCAAAGGCCTTGCAAGTGCTGGCAGAACAACAAGGAAAAATCCCCTGTCCCGTGGCCAGTTAGAGGCGGGGTGCTACTTACAGCATCAAGAGGCTCACAAAGGCAATGAGTAAAATCCAGGTTTCGAGGGATAAACTTGGAAGGAAATTCATCTCGACTCCCTGCCTGCTACAAGCGAACAACTCTCAGCTCCAAAGAGGCTTCTCGGCTCTTTAAAGTTTTTCAGCCCTCCAGCCGAGTACAGCAGGTTTTCTGCAAGGGATGTTCCTGGTCACATGACTTAGTAAGTTATTTACTCTCACTGCACAATCTTTAACCCTCAAATGGGCTTCTCCCTTGAGTGCCTGAGAACAACTGTATCTGCTTTCTCTTTGCATCACCTCCCTCAGTATCCTCTGAGCTCTGAGGTGCCTTAGCAAAGCCCACTGGCCTGTAGCCAACCTACCCATAAGATccctcatgctgcctttcctTTTTCCTAAGCTAGAGAGGTGCCCTGTGTTGGAGTCTTGAAACGCAGCCTACGGCCACCTCATTGCTCTGACTACAGTGGGAGGGATAAACCAGTGAACGACAGTGAATGCACCCAAAAGGCCATTTCTGTTCATCTACCCACGCTGATAGGAACACCTAGGTGAGTAGGGAGGGGACTAGTCTTAGGGGTTCCAAGCAC
Coding sequences within:
- the LOC125643929 gene encoding cytochrome P450 3A24, which gives rise to MNFLPSLSLETWILLIAFVSLLMLYGIWPYRFFKKLGIPGPRPLPFIGTFHEYRNGILDFDKKCFQKYGKIWGFFDGRQPVLAILDPVIIKTILVKECYTLFTNRRVFGPSGDLESALTVATDEQWKRIRTVLSPTFTSGKLKEMFPIMNRYGEILVKNIQEKVDNDESLEMKSIFGTYSLDVVASTSFSVNIDSMNNPNDPLVAYIKKYLSFNFFNPLLLLVVMFPFLTPVLDKMNVSLFPSGFLDFFLNIIQSIKKERQKNDHSVRVDFLQLMVHSQSSDGSSESNEKTHSYKALSDKEIMAQALVFILAGYETTSFTLNFLSYNLATHPDVQQRLQEEIDAALPNKAAPTYDAILQMEYLDMVVNETLRLFPVGGRIERVCKKTIEINGVTIPKGTVTMIPAYVLHQDSEYWPEPEEFRPERFSKENRENMDPYIFLPFGAGPRNCIGMRFALLSLKVAMIVLLQRFSFRTCKDTPIPLVMDTKGFLQPKKPVILKMVPRTHVDPEE